One stretch of Zingiber officinale cultivar Zhangliang chromosome 6B, Zo_v1.1, whole genome shotgun sequence DNA includes these proteins:
- the LOC121988695 gene encoding ubiquitin receptor RAD23d-like isoform X1, with product MKIFVKTLKGTNFEIDVKPEDTVAEVKNFIETSQGKDVYPAEQQMLIHQGKILKDNTTLDENKVAENSFIVIMLSKTKPSSSGASSTAKAPASQAPAAPVPAVSPSQTSETTLPPTSASLPVQINETTPASVPAAVTITPSNEADTYGQAASNLVAGSTLEQTIQQIIDMGGGTWDRDTVVRALRAAYNNPERAVEYLYSGIPEQNEPAPVARPTASVLATNPPPAQAPQPVQPAVPSALPNANPLDLFPQGLPNLGSNVAGGDLDFLRNSPQFRALQALVQANPQILQPMLQELGKQNPQLMRVIQEHQGEFLQLLNEPAEGSEGGGFLDQLATAAMPQAVSVTPEEREAIERLEAMGFDRALVLQVFFACNKNEELAANYLLDHMHEFDD from the exons atgaagatcttCGTCAAGACTTTGAAGGGAACCAACTTCGAGATCGATGTCAAGCCCGAGGACACG GTTGCTGAGGTAAAAAATTTTATTGAGACATCTCAAGGGAAAGATGTTTACCCAGCTGAGCAGCAAATGCTTATACATCAAGGGAAAATCCTTAAAGACAATACTACTTTGGATGAGAATAAAGTTGCTGAAAATAGTTTTATTGTGATTATGCTCAGTAAG ACGAAGCCTTCTTCTAGTGGAGCATCATCCACTGCAAAAGCACCTGCTAGTCAG GCTCCTGCTGCTCCAGTGCCTGCTGTATCTCCATCTCAAACATCCGAAACCACGTTGCCTCC GACATCTGCAAGTTTACCAGTTCAAATTAATGAAACTACACCAGCATCAGTACCAGCAGCGGTTACCATCACGCC CAGCAATGAAGCAGACACATATGGTCAAGCAGCATCTAATCTTGTTGCTGGCAGTACCTTGGAGCAAACAATCCAGCAAATTATTGATATGGGGGGAGGAACTTGGGACAGGGACACTGTTGTTCGTGCCTTACGTGCTGCATATAACAATCCTGAAAGGGCTGTCGAATATTTATATTCC GGCATTCCTGAACAAAATGAACCTGCACCAGTTGCTCGCCCAACTGCAAGTGTGCTGGCAACCAATCCACCACCTGCCCAGGCACCACAACCAGTTCAACCTGCAGTTCCTTCAGCCCTTCCTAATGCTAATCCTCTGGATCTCTTTCCTCAG GGCCTCCCTAATCTTGGGTCCAATGTTGCTGGGGGTGACCTTGACTTTTTACGTAATAGCCCACAG TTTCGAGCCTTGCAAGCTTTGGTGCAGGCAAACCCTCAAATCCTACAG CCTATGCTCCAAGAGCTAGGGAAACAAAACCCTCAGCTTATGAGGGTCATCCAGGAACATCAAGGGGAGTTTCTTCAATTGTTAAATGAGCCTGCAGAGGGAAGTGAGGGGGG TGGCTTTTTAGATCAGTTGGCTACTGCTGCAATGCCACAAGCTGTGAGTGTTACTCCAGAGGAGCGTGAAGCCATTGAACGG CTTGAAGCCATGGGCTTCGACCGTGCACTCGTGCTGCAGGTCTTTTTTGCATGCAACAAGAACGAGGAGCTTGCTGCTAACTACCTTTTGGATCATATGCACGAGTTTGATGATTGA
- the LOC121988695 gene encoding ubiquitin receptor RAD23d-like isoform X2, with the protein MKIFVKTLKGTNFEIDVKPEDTVAEVKNFIETSQGKDVYPAEQQMLIHQGKILKDNTTLDENKVAENSFIVIMLSKTKPSSSGASSTAKAPASQAPAAPVPAVSPSQTSETTLPPTSASLPVQINETTPASVPAAVTITPNEADTYGQAASNLVAGSTLEQTIQQIIDMGGGTWDRDTVVRALRAAYNNPERAVEYLYSGIPEQNEPAPVARPTASVLATNPPPAQAPQPVQPAVPSALPNANPLDLFPQGLPNLGSNVAGGDLDFLRNSPQFRALQALVQANPQILQPMLQELGKQNPQLMRVIQEHQGEFLQLLNEPAEGSEGGGFLDQLATAAMPQAVSVTPEEREAIERLEAMGFDRALVLQVFFACNKNEELAANYLLDHMHEFDD; encoded by the exons atgaagatcttCGTCAAGACTTTGAAGGGAACCAACTTCGAGATCGATGTCAAGCCCGAGGACACG GTTGCTGAGGTAAAAAATTTTATTGAGACATCTCAAGGGAAAGATGTTTACCCAGCTGAGCAGCAAATGCTTATACATCAAGGGAAAATCCTTAAAGACAATACTACTTTGGATGAGAATAAAGTTGCTGAAAATAGTTTTATTGTGATTATGCTCAGTAAG ACGAAGCCTTCTTCTAGTGGAGCATCATCCACTGCAAAAGCACCTGCTAGTCAG GCTCCTGCTGCTCCAGTGCCTGCTGTATCTCCATCTCAAACATCCGAAACCACGTTGCCTCC GACATCTGCAAGTTTACCAGTTCAAATTAATGAAACTACACCAGCATCAGTACCAGCAGCGGTTACCATCACGCC CAATGAAGCAGACACATATGGTCAAGCAGCATCTAATCTTGTTGCTGGCAGTACCTTGGAGCAAACAATCCAGCAAATTATTGATATGGGGGGAGGAACTTGGGACAGGGACACTGTTGTTCGTGCCTTACGTGCTGCATATAACAATCCTGAAAGGGCTGTCGAATATTTATATTCC GGCATTCCTGAACAAAATGAACCTGCACCAGTTGCTCGCCCAACTGCAAGTGTGCTGGCAACCAATCCACCACCTGCCCAGGCACCACAACCAGTTCAACCTGCAGTTCCTTCAGCCCTTCCTAATGCTAATCCTCTGGATCTCTTTCCTCAG GGCCTCCCTAATCTTGGGTCCAATGTTGCTGGGGGTGACCTTGACTTTTTACGTAATAGCCCACAG TTTCGAGCCTTGCAAGCTTTGGTGCAGGCAAACCCTCAAATCCTACAG CCTATGCTCCAAGAGCTAGGGAAACAAAACCCTCAGCTTATGAGGGTCATCCAGGAACATCAAGGGGAGTTTCTTCAATTGTTAAATGAGCCTGCAGAGGGAAGTGAGGGGGG TGGCTTTTTAGATCAGTTGGCTACTGCTGCAATGCCACAAGCTGTGAGTGTTACTCCAGAGGAGCGTGAAGCCATTGAACGG CTTGAAGCCATGGGCTTCGACCGTGCACTCGTGCTGCAGGTCTTTTTTGCATGCAACAAGAACGAGGAGCTTGCTGCTAACTACCTTTTGGATCATATGCACGAGTTTGATGATTGA
- the LOC121988696 gene encoding protein FLX-like 3, translated as MAGRNRIPRHLVNERSHGFRDGPPLRRPVPVHPAEEELALRHDEIRRLHTDNQLLMDENIALRREITFAKDELHQLSQAIPKLRADKELEARELIQRGLKLEADLRAVEPLREEALQLKSEAQKLDKLRQELSAKVQTMQQDLKHLQAENQQIPTLRADIDGLRQELVRARTAYEYEKKANAEQVEQRQAMEKNIVSMAREVEKLRVELDKRARGLSSGGYNMLNPSANMSYMTPYEDGYGGDKGYYGAAAPWGAPNEPRGFSRH; from the exons ATGGCAGGTAGGAATCGTATTCCCCGCCATCTTGTGAATGAGAGGTCTCATGGTTTCCGAGATGGTCCTCCACTTCGTCGACCTGTGCCTGTACATCCAGCTGAGGAAGAACTAGCTTTGAGGCATGACGAAATCCGTAGGCTTCATACTGACAATCAGCTACTGATGGACGAAAATATTGCTCTCAGGAGAGAGATAACGTTCGCCAAGGATGAACTCCATCAACTTAGTCAGGCTATACCCAAGCTCAGGGCCGATAAAGAACTAGAGGCGAGGGAATTGATCCAGAGGGGTCTTAAGTTGGAAGCTGATCTTCGTGCTGTTGAGCCCCTCAGGGAAGAGGCTCTGCAACTAAAATCTGAAGCACAGAAGTTGGACAAATTGCGACAAGAGTTATCTGCAAAGGTTCAAACTATGCAACAAGATCTGAAACATTTGCAGGCTGAAAACCAACAAATACCTACATTACGCGCTGACATTGATGGACTTCGACAGGAATTGGTTAGAGCCAG GACGGCATATGAATATGAGAAAAAAGCAAATGCCGAGCAAGTAGAACAGAGGCAAGCAATGGAGAAAAACATTGTATCCATGGCTCGGGAGGTTGAGAAGCTGAGAGTAGAGCTGGATAAGAGAGCAAGAGGACTCA GTTCTGGCGGGTATAATATGCTTAACCCAAGTGCCAATATGAGTTACATGACTCCATATGAAGATGGCTACGGCGGAGACAAAGGTTATTATGGAGCTGCTGCCCCATGGGGTGCACCCAATGAACCTCGCGGCTTTTCTCGTCATTGA